A part of Syntrophomonadaceae bacterium genomic DNA contains:
- the argB gene encoding acetylglutamate kinase has translation MDISARDKAAILVEALPYIKKFYGKTIVIKYGGHAMLNQELKQAVMNDVILMKLVGMHPVLVHGGGPEITDLLERLAIKSSFVNGLRVTDAATMEVVEMVLVGKVNQEIVGLIQQLGGKAIGLSGKDGGLLQAVRQKALTKNHAGQPVEVDLGFVGEVSQVNPGILTTVIEKGYIPVIAPVAMGSDGISLNINADYVAGAVAASLQADKLVLLTDVEGIFADFRDPATLISSLQTALVPELISQGVLSGGMIPKVECCVKALAAGVKTTHIIDGRQPHSILLEVFTDKGIGTMVVN, from the coding sequence ATGGATATTTCAGCCCGGGATAAGGCGGCCATTCTGGTTGAGGCCCTGCCCTATATCAAGAAATTTTACGGAAAAACAATCGTGATCAAGTACGGCGGTCATGCCATGTTAAACCAGGAATTGAAACAGGCAGTGATGAATGATGTCATTCTAATGAAACTGGTCGGGATGCACCCGGTGCTGGTTCATGGCGGAGGGCCGGAAATCACCGACCTGCTCGAAAGATTGGCGATAAAATCCTCTTTCGTCAACGGCCTCCGGGTAACCGATGCAGCCACCATGGAAGTGGTGGAAATGGTCCTGGTTGGAAAAGTCAATCAGGAGATTGTGGGGTTAATTCAGCAGTTAGGTGGCAAGGCCATCGGCCTTTCCGGGAAAGACGGCGGTCTCTTGCAGGCTGTCAGGCAAAAAGCTCTGACAAAAAACCATGCGGGCCAGCCGGTGGAAGTCGATTTGGGTTTTGTGGGAGAAGTCAGCCAGGTTAACCCGGGTATCCTGACGACAGTGATTGAAAAAGGATATATCCCGGTAATCGCTCCGGTGGCCATGGGATCAGATGGCATCAGCCTCAACATAAACGCAGACTACGTAGCGGGAGCTGTCGCGGCTTCCCTGCAGGCCGATAAGCTGGTGCTCCTGACTGATGTCGAAGGGATCTTTGCCGATTTCCGGGATCCCGCCACGCTGATTTCTTCTCTTCAGACAGCGCTGGTGCCGGAGTTGATCAGCCAGGGAGTTTTAAGCGGCGGCATGATCCCCAAAGTGGAATGCTGTGTTAAGGCCCTGGCGGCAGGAGTGAAAACTACCCATATTATTGACGGCCGCCAGCCTCATTCTATTCTATTGGAGGTATTCACCGACAAAGGAATTG
- the argJ gene encoding bifunctional ornithine acetyltransferase/N-acetylglutamate synthase — translation MGTLKAQINEIAGKGVTAPQGFLAAGVEAAVKKPGKRDVAVIFSTKPAVGAAVYTLNKVQAAPIGVTKANLPHGYGPLRAAVVNSGNANACTGQQGDADARRMADLTAELLGVEKTEVAVASTGVIGVTLPLARVEAGIRQAVQELAPDGGEQVARAIMTTDTFKKELAVFIELGGRQVTIGAATKGSGMIHPNMATMLGFITTDAAITGQALHQALVEVTGKTFNMLTVDGDTSTNDMVVMIANGAANNPVIEEKGPDYDLFKSALYHICAGLTRMIAQDGEGATKLVEVRVQGAETERDARLAAKAVACSNLVKTALFGCDANWGRILAAVGYSGADFDPLTVDISIHSPAGSEQMAKNGAGIPFDEKKARQILEQKEIVITIDLHQGQGNALVWTCDFSYDYVKINADYRT, via the coding sequence ATGGGGACACTTAAGGCACAGATCAATGAAATAGCAGGCAAGGGAGTGACAGCCCCCCAAGGCTTTCTGGCTGCGGGTGTGGAAGCTGCGGTTAAAAAACCCGGCAAACGGGATGTTGCGGTGATTTTTTCAACTAAACCAGCGGTAGGGGCTGCCGTCTATACCCTAAATAAGGTTCAGGCCGCCCCGATTGGGGTGACTAAAGCGAACCTGCCGCATGGGTATGGGCCCCTCAGGGCAGCAGTTGTGAATAGCGGAAATGCCAACGCCTGCACAGGGCAGCAGGGTGATGCAGATGCCCGCCGGATGGCTGACTTAACTGCCGAACTCCTGGGTGTTGAGAAGACCGAAGTGGCAGTTGCTTCTACCGGGGTCATTGGGGTAACTTTACCCTTAGCCAGGGTGGAGGCCGGCATCCGGCAGGCTGTGCAAGAACTGGCTCCGGATGGGGGCGAACAGGTAGCCAGGGCAATTATGACAACAGACACCTTCAAAAAGGAACTGGCGGTCTTTATTGAACTGGGGGGGCGGCAAGTCACTATCGGCGCTGCGACAAAGGGCTCCGGAATGATCCATCCCAACATGGCTACCATGCTGGGGTTTATTACCACCGACGCTGCCATCACCGGCCAGGCACTGCATCAGGCCTTAGTTGAAGTAACCGGGAAAACTTTTAATATGCTGACAGTAGACGGAGACACATCCACAAATGACATGGTAGTCATGATCGCGAATGGGGCAGCCAATAATCCGGTGATTGAGGAAAAAGGGCCGGACTATGACCTGTTCAAATCAGCCCTGTACCATATCTGCGCTGGCCTAACCAGAATGATTGCCCAGGACGGGGAAGGGGCCACTAAACTGGTGGAGGTGCGGGTGCAGGGAGCCGAAACCGAAAGAGACGCCAGGCTGGCGGCAAAGGCAGTAGCCTGTTCCAATCTGGTAAAAACTGCTCTTTTTGGCTGTGATGCCAACTGGGGCCGGATTTTGGCGGCAGTTGGCTATTCGGGAGCGGATTTTGACCCGCTGACAGTGGATATATCAATCCATAGCCCTGCCGGCAGCGAACAGATGGCTAAAAACGGGGCCGGGATTCCCTTCGATGAGAAAAAAGCAAGGCAGATCCTGGAACAAAAAGAGATTGTGATCACAATCGATCTGCACCAGGGCCAGGGAAATGCTTTGGTATGGACCTGTGATTTCTCCTATGATTATGTCAAAATAAATGCTGACTACCGCACATAA
- a CDS encoding N-acetyl-gamma-glutamyl-phosphate reductase has translation MYKVGIIGATGYTGFELTRILSRHPDIKLEALTSQSYEGKSAADVYPSLTGYVDAACEAPEIAGVVFRCDVVFVALPHGHAVPVALEVYRQGKKMVDLGADFRFSQAAIYQQWYGLEHQAPELLRQTVYGLPEINRQKIREAHMVANPGCYPTSAILALAPALAAGMIRLDSIVIDAKSGISGAGRNATIGSLFSEVNESVQPYNVACHRHTPEIEQALSQLAVQEVTVSFTPHLIPMTRGILSTVYASLDKKVTTEEVRGIYQSYYSGEPFVQILPDGQWPRTKSVSGSNHCHLNLTVDRRTGRLVVAAVIDNLVKGAAGQGVQNMNLMLGLPETTGLDFCGMYL, from the coding sequence ATGTATAAAGTGGGTATAATTGGCGCTACCGGCTATACGGGCTTTGAGCTCACCAGAATACTGAGCCGGCATCCTGATATAAAGCTGGAGGCCTTGACCTCCCAGAGTTATGAGGGAAAGTCAGCGGCAGACGTTTATCCGAGCCTGACTGGTTATGTGGATGCTGCCTGTGAAGCGCCGGAAATAGCAGGTGTGGTCTTCAGGTGTGATGTTGTTTTTGTAGCACTGCCCCACGGTCATGCTGTGCCGGTTGCATTGGAGGTTTATAGACAGGGCAAAAAAATGGTGGATTTAGGCGCCGACTTCCGTTTCAGCCAGGCGGCAATTTACCAGCAGTGGTACGGCCTCGAACACCAGGCGCCGGAACTTTTAAGACAGACGGTTTACGGCTTGCCCGAAATAAACCGCCAAAAAATTCGTGAGGCTCACATGGTTGCCAACCCGGGGTGTTATCCCACCAGCGCTATCCTGGCCTTAGCGCCGGCTCTTGCTGCCGGCATGATCAGGCTTGACTCGATTGTAATCGATGCCAAGTCCGGTATCTCCGGCGCCGGCCGCAACGCAACCATTGGCAGCCTCTTTTCGGAGGTGAATGAGAGTGTCCAGCCCTATAATGTAGCCTGCCACCGGCATACGCCGGAAATTGAGCAGGCGCTCAGCCAACTGGCGGTGCAAGAGGTTACAGTTTCCTTCACTCCTCATTTAATCCCGATGACCAGGGGCATTTTAAGCACTGTATATGCCAGCTTGGATAAAAAAGTGACCACCGAAGAAGTCAGGGGAATTTACCAGTCCTATTACAGTGGGGAACCTTTTGTACAGATCCTGCCAGACGGTCAGTGGCCCAGAACCAAATCTGTATCTGGCTCCAACCACTGCCACTTGAACCTTACCGTAGACAGGCGCACCGGCCGGCTGGTGGTCGCTGCCGTAATCGATAACCTGGTTAAAGGCGCCGCTGGCCAAGGGGTGCAAAACATGAACCTGATGTTAGGTTTACCGGAAACCACCGGCCTGGATTTTTGCGGCATGTACCTGTAA